A single genomic interval of Eurosta solidaginis isolate ZX-2024a chromosome 3, ASM4086904v1, whole genome shotgun sequence harbors:
- the LOC137244742 gene encoding uncharacterized protein, which translates to MDNTAKALKRQKRILHFSSEEKRNLISTVKSKNRIWNIGDPLHSNKNAVDQAWNEIGSTLGKSVEECKAAWVSLRESYRYRAKATNKFKSGSAGGEQLSEPYFNEDIDWEFAEEMSFLPNVSEKRRTFITSDDSQNEEASTSKRPGSQYEYTPTPPKRSRLASQPQNQEIWQKFDDLLEKQGNALKLRESESESPFKEAFAGFEFLLKQLPMKVADEACCNFMYTLLQKVGAEREKSS; encoded by the exons ATGGACAACACAGCAAAAGCCCTCAAGCGTCAGAAGCGCATATTGCACTTTTCCAGCGAGGAAAAGCGCAACCTTATTTCAACCGTCAAATCAAAAAATCGGATTTGGAATATCGGCGATCCGCTGCATTCAAATAAAAATGCAGTGGATCAGGCGTGGAATGAGATAGGTTCTACGCTTGGTAAATCGG TGGAAGAGTGCAAAGCTGCGTGGGTGAGCTTGAGGGAAAGCTACCGCTACCGGGCGAAGGCCACGAACAAATTTAAGAGTGGAAGTGCCGGTGGGGAGCAGCTCAGTGAGCCATATTTTAATGAGGATATCGATTGGGAGTTTGCGGAGGAGATGTCCTTCCTGCCAAATGTATCCGAAAAGAGAAG AACTTTCATTACCAGTGATGATTCCCAAAATGAGGAAGCGAGTACATCAAAACGCCCTGGTTCTCAATATGAATAT ACTCCCACACCACCGAAACGTTCCCGTTTAGCTAGCCAGCCCCAAAATCAGGAAATATGGCAGAAGTTCGATGACCTTTTGGAAAAACAAGGCAATGCGTTGAAGTTGCGGGAATCTGAGTCGGAGTCTCCATTTAAGGAAGCTTTTGCAGGCTTCGAATTTCTACTGAAGCAGCTTCCGATGAAGGTAGCTGATGAAGCATGCTGCAACTTTATGTACACGCTGTTACAAAAAGTTGGCGCGGAAAGGGAAAAGTCTTCCTAG
- the LOC137244741 gene encoding putative nuclease HARBI1 isoform X1: MSTWNDFLIILNTGVFMAGAELALMEGARSSKKVPSCRVSPYLRERDEKGRFETDFKNLKSSPSLFQENFRMTPATFEKLYEILLPFLMRKRNTRPNDFISEKAKLAMVLEYFASGDLCRHIASCYRISKQHFGSIVSHVSQAICKALKCQVAECNEETMTAVAKGYKEKWNFPNCIGAIDGKHIQIRAPPKSGSIFYNYKGFHSIVLLASCDASYKFTHIDVGAYGSEGDSNIFKNSTFGSKVLSDQLPFPADTLIDGKKVPHFIVADDAFPLGKRIIKPFAQKTLTTEERIFNYRLSRARRCIENAFGILSTKWLCLRKILFCSPDRAQEIVSACCLLHNFLLNEVREEYCPDTFSGYETNNGEWVIGETENWDSNRNETRFYRGRSSDYGKYVRNVLKEYVNSAQGAVPWQNVAAFV, encoded by the exons ATGAGCACTTG GAATGATTTCCTTATCATTTTAAATACAGGGGTTTTTATGGCGGGCGCGGAGCTTGCTCTTATGGAAGGTGCAAGGAGCAGCAAAAAAGTTCCAAGCTGTCGCGTAAGTCCGTACCTCCGAGAAAGAGATGAAAAGGGTAGGTTCGAAACCGACTTCAAAAACCTAAAAAGCTCACCTTCCCTTTTCCAAGAGAATTTCCGGATGACTCCCGCTACCTTTGAGAAGCTTTATGAAATTTTACTACCGTTCCTGATGCGTAAACGAAATACAAGACCGAATGATTTCATCAGCGAGAAAGCTAAACTAGCAATGGTTTTGGA GTACTTTGCAAGTGGAGATTTATGTCGACACATAGCTTCTTGCTATAGAATAAGCAAGCAGCATTTTGGCAGTATAGTGTCGCATGTTTCGCAAGCTATTTGCAAAGCTTTAAAATGCCAAGTAGCGGAATGCAATGAGGAAACAATGACAGCTGTTGCCAAAGGCTACAAAGAAAAATGGAATTTTCCTAATTGCATTGGAGCTATCGATGGCAAACATATTCAAATTAGAGCGCCACCGAAAAGTGGTAGTATTTTCTATAACTACAAG GGATTTCATTCAATCGTTCTTTTGGCTTCTTGCGATGCGTCGTATAAGTTTACGCACATAGATGTGGGCGCTTACGGCAGTGAAGGCGACTCGAACATTTTTAAGAATTCGACATTTGGTTCGAAGGTACTAAGTGATCAATTACCATTTCCTGCCGACACCCTAATAGATGGAAAGAAAGTGCCGCATTTCATCGTAGCGGACGATGCCTTCCCGCTGGGTAAGAGAATAATCAAGCCATTTGCTCAAAAAACGCTCACAACAGAAGAGCGGATATTTAACTACCGCCTCAGCCGAGCTCGAAGATGCATTGAGAATGCTTTCGGTATATTAAGTACAAAATGGCTTTGTTTGCgcaaaatattattttgttcTCCTGATCGTGCCCAAGAAATAGTGTCAGCATGCTGTTTGCTACACAATTTCCTCTTAAACGAGGTTCGAGAAGAGTACTGTCCAGATACATTTTCTGGGTATGAAACCAACAATGGCGAGTGGGTTATAGGAGAAACCGAAAATTGGGATAGTAATCGAAACGAAACAAGATTTTATCGCGGAAGATCGTCTGATTATGGAAAGTATGTGCGTAACGTTTTAAAAGAATACGTGAATTCAGCACAGGGAGCCGTTCCGTGGCAAAATGTTGCGGCTTTTGTATAA
- the LOC137244741 gene encoding putative nuclease HARBI1 isoform X2 — MAGAELALMEGARSSKKVPSCRVSPYLRERDEKGRFETDFKNLKSSPSLFQENFRMTPATFEKLYEILLPFLMRKRNTRPNDFISEKAKLAMVLEYFASGDLCRHIASCYRISKQHFGSIVSHVSQAICKALKCQVAECNEETMTAVAKGYKEKWNFPNCIGAIDGKHIQIRAPPKSGSIFYNYKGFHSIVLLASCDASYKFTHIDVGAYGSEGDSNIFKNSTFGSKVLSDQLPFPADTLIDGKKVPHFIVADDAFPLGKRIIKPFAQKTLTTEERIFNYRLSRARRCIENAFGILSTKWLCLRKILFCSPDRAQEIVSACCLLHNFLLNEVREEYCPDTFSGYETNNGEWVIGETENWDSNRNETRFYRGRSSDYGKYVRNVLKEYVNSAQGAVPWQNVAAFV; from the exons ATGGCGGGCGCGGAGCTTGCTCTTATGGAAGGTGCAAGGAGCAGCAAAAAAGTTCCAAGCTGTCGCGTAAGTCCGTACCTCCGAGAAAGAGATGAAAAGGGTAGGTTCGAAACCGACTTCAAAAACCTAAAAAGCTCACCTTCCCTTTTCCAAGAGAATTTCCGGATGACTCCCGCTACCTTTGAGAAGCTTTATGAAATTTTACTACCGTTCCTGATGCGTAAACGAAATACAAGACCGAATGATTTCATCAGCGAGAAAGCTAAACTAGCAATGGTTTTGGA GTACTTTGCAAGTGGAGATTTATGTCGACACATAGCTTCTTGCTATAGAATAAGCAAGCAGCATTTTGGCAGTATAGTGTCGCATGTTTCGCAAGCTATTTGCAAAGCTTTAAAATGCCAAGTAGCGGAATGCAATGAGGAAACAATGACAGCTGTTGCCAAAGGCTACAAAGAAAAATGGAATTTTCCTAATTGCATTGGAGCTATCGATGGCAAACATATTCAAATTAGAGCGCCACCGAAAAGTGGTAGTATTTTCTATAACTACAAG GGATTTCATTCAATCGTTCTTTTGGCTTCTTGCGATGCGTCGTATAAGTTTACGCACATAGATGTGGGCGCTTACGGCAGTGAAGGCGACTCGAACATTTTTAAGAATTCGACATTTGGTTCGAAGGTACTAAGTGATCAATTACCATTTCCTGCCGACACCCTAATAGATGGAAAGAAAGTGCCGCATTTCATCGTAGCGGACGATGCCTTCCCGCTGGGTAAGAGAATAATCAAGCCATTTGCTCAAAAAACGCTCACAACAGAAGAGCGGATATTTAACTACCGCCTCAGCCGAGCTCGAAGATGCATTGAGAATGCTTTCGGTATATTAAGTACAAAATGGCTTTGTTTGCgcaaaatattattttgttcTCCTGATCGTGCCCAAGAAATAGTGTCAGCATGCTGTTTGCTACACAATTTCCTCTTAAACGAGGTTCGAGAAGAGTACTGTCCAGATACATTTTCTGGGTATGAAACCAACAATGGCGAGTGGGTTATAGGAGAAACCGAAAATTGGGATAGTAATCGAAACGAAACAAGATTTTATCGCGGAAGATCGTCTGATTATGGAAAGTATGTGCGTAACGTTTTAAAAGAATACGTGAATTCAGCACAGGGAGCCGTTCCGTGGCAAAATGTTGCGGCTTTTGTATAA